GGCGAGCAGAAGGCCCGGGTCAAGCTGACCGACAACGTGGCCGAGGACTGCCTGCTCATGTACGAGGCCTGGTTCGGCCGGGGCAACGATTACAACGTCCAGAACCTGGTGGACGACGAGTCCGCCGACATGGGCGCTTTCAAGGCCGGGGCTCCGGGCGTGGCCATTCACGACCAATTCGCCGATGTCGAGCGGGCCTAGGAGGACAATGATGAAAAAGCAATACGCGTTTCTGGTCGATACCGAGCGGTGCATAGGCTGCTTCACCTGCGCCATGGCCTGCCGCAACTACTACCATCAGGTGGAGGGCGTGGTCTGGCGTCAGGTCCATCCTCTCAGCGAGGAGATCTATCCCCATCGCGAGCGGGCCTTTCTGTCGCTTTCCTGCAACCACTGTGAAAACCCGGCGTGTCTGAACGTCTGCCCGGTGGAGGCGTACACCAAGCGGGAAGAGGACGGCGTGGTCGTCCATCATCAGGAGAAGTGCATCGGCTGCGGCAACTGCATCCGCTCCTGCCCCTACGGCGCGCCCAAGTACAACCCGGTGGAGAAGCGGGCCGAGAAGTGCAGCCTGTGTCATGAACGGCTGGATGCGGGGCTGAACCCCGCCTGCGTGCAGGCATGTCCCACGGACGCCCTGCAGCTCATCGACCTGGCCGAGTTCGAGCGGACCAACGAGGTCCAGTACCCGGCGGGCTACCCCCGGATGGAGGGACTCAACCCGTCCACCCGGTTCATCCTGCCCAAAACCCCGAAGATGGTCAGGAGGTAGGCATGCAGTCCATGGAACTCCCGCTTGTTTTGTTCACAACATTCTCCCAGGCGGCCATCGGCCTGACCGTGATGCGCGTGGTGCGCACCACGGCAGACGGGACCGCCGACAACGACGCCCGCCGCGAATGGGGGCTTATTGCCGGGCTGATGATTTTCGCCATGCTCGGTTCCCTGTTCCATCTGGGCCATCCGCTGGCCGCTCCCACGGCGCTCAAGCACCTGGGCACGGCCTGGCTGAGCCGCGAAGTCCTGTTCGCCGGGCTGTTCACCGCCGTGACCGTGCTGGCCGTGCTCATGGCCGGTGTCACGGGCAGGCCGCTCCTGGCCTGGATCGGCACGCTGCTGGGACTGGGCGTCATCGTGTCCGCGGGCATGACCTACGCGCCCCCGGCCCTGCCCGCCCTGAACAACGCCCTGCCGTTCACCTTCTTCCTGATTTCGGCCGTGATTCTCGGCGCGGGGTTCGGCAGTTGGTTCGCGGACGGCGGCCGTGCGGCGCTCATGGCCCGCATCTTCACCACGGCCCTGGTGGTCGGCCTGGTCCTGAACCTGGCCGCTCCCTGTGTCTGGCTGTCCGGCAGCACGGTCATGCGCATGACCGGCGAGGCCTGGCTGGGCTCCGGTTTCTACTGGGCGCATGTGCTCATCCTGGCCGGATGTCTGGGTGTGGTCTGGAAGACCATGGTCATACCGGTCTGGTTGCCTGTGCTCGCTCTGCTGGGCGAACTGGCCGGCCGCGCAGGGTTCTTCGCCGATACGATCCATACCGCCGCCAACATGGGCGGATTGTACTAGACACCTCCATACCCGTGCGGGGCTTTCCCGGTCCCGCACACCCCCTTGGCCGGGCGGAACCTCCTACTGTCCGGCACGGAAAAGCCCCGCAGCGAATCGTCGCTGCGGGGCGTCTTCATGCATGGTGGGGCCGGGATCAGGCCTGGATGTCGTAGCGTTCCATTTTGGCGTACAGGGTGTTGCGCCCGATGCCCAGGGCCTTGGCCGTCTTGCTGATGTTGCCTTCGTGGAAGTCCAGGGCCTCCCGGATGGCGTTGGCTTCGCGCTGCTTGAGCAGGAACCCCTTGCTGCGGCAGAGGGAACCCGATTCCACGGCCCTGCCGCAGGTACGCTCCAGGAGGTAGTGGGGCAGGTGTTCGGGCAAAAGCCAGTCGCCCGACAGGTTGTTGGCCGCGTATTCCAGGCAGTTGATCAGCTCGCGGACGTTGCCGGGCCAGTCATGGGCCACCAGCAGATCCCTGGCCTCCGGGCCGATCTGGGGGCAGTCGATGCCGAACGAGTCGCATAGCCTGCGCAGATGATAATCGGCCAGCAGCGACACGTCGTTGCCGCGCTCCCGCAGCGGCGGGATGGCGATGGTCACCACGTTCAGGCGGTAGAAGAGATCTTCGCGGAAGCGGCCCTGATCCACCAGTTCCCGCAGGTTCTTGTTGGTGGCCGCCAGAATCTTCACGTCCACGGGCAGGGGGCTGGTCCCGCCCACCGGGACGATGGCCCGTTCCTCCAGCGCCCTGAGCAGGTTGACCTGCTGGGACAGGGGCATTTCGGAGACCTCGTCCAGGAAGAGGACGCCTTTGTCCGCCTTCTGGAATTTGCCCACCCGGCCGCGTTTGACCGCTCCGGTGAAGGCGCCCTCGCGGTAGCCGAACAGCTCGCTCTGGACCAGCTCTTCGGAGAACGCGCCGCAGTTCACGGCCACGAACGGATGCTTGGCCCTGGGGCCCGATTGGTGGATGCCCCGGGCGAACAGTTCCTTGCCGGTGCCGGACTCGCCGGTCAACAGCACGGTGGACGGCGTCCGGGCTGCGTTGGCCGCCTGGCGGATGACCTGGCGCATGGATTGGCTCGCGTGGAGCACGTGGTCGAACCCTTTTACCTCTTTGGTATCCGTCTGCTGGCGGTTGGAGGGGCGTTGTCCGGTCGCGAACTGCCGGGAGCGCTGGGTCTCGCTGACCGTGACGATGGTGTCCAGCCACGCGCCGCTGGCGCTGAAGGTCGGCATGACCCGGATGTACAGGTTCGGGTTGATCAGGCACTTGACGATGACCGGTTCGCACAGGGAGGCGTTCTTGGCCTGGGCCAGATAAGGGCTCATGTCGAAGAGTTCCTCGGCCTTGCGCCCGCGCAGGGCATCGCCGGATTTGCACAGGAGCAGCTCGGCGGTGTTGTTGGCGCTGGTGATCCGGCCCGACTTGTTCAGAAACAGCACGCCGGTCATGACCGAGTTGAACATGGAGGAGAACAGGGAGGCCATCTGGCCTTCCAGCTCCGAACAATAGAGCCGGCTCAGGTTCTGCTCCAGAGCGCGGGCCGCGTGCAGGACCAGATCCATGGACTCGGAGTGGTCGGACCATGTGGGCCCGGAGATGTCGAAGCAGCCCCATACGTTGCCGCGCGGGTCCAGGATGGGCGCGGCGGTGCAGTTCCAACTGTGGTGGGACTCGCAGAAATGTTCCGACGCGAACACCTGCATGGGGCGGCCCGTGGCCAGGGCCGTGCCGATGGCGTTGGTGCCCACACAGGCCTCGGACCAGTTGGCGCCGGGGCCGAAATTCAGGCGATCCGCCTCGCGCAGGACGTCCAGGTCGCCGCAGGTTCGGGCCACGCGGGCGTCGGCGTTGGCGATGGTGATCAGCAATCCCTTGCCCTTGATGGCGTCGTAGGCCGTGGACTCGATCTCGCCGCAGATTTTTTCCAGGGTTGTGGTGAACTGTTCCAACTGGTTCATGGGCAGGAAGTCCCAGCAGCTGCGGGGGGCCGGATCAACGGCCATGTCCTTGCAGCGTTGCCAGGAAGCCAACAGAGCCTGGTCCACGTTCTTGTTTTTCAGTCGTTTCCCCTCGATGAACTGCTTCCAGTTCGAATAGTCCACCTGGGCGTCCCGCTGTTGGCGGGAATATGATATCGGAAGCGCCGCGTGCGCCTCGGGCGTGTGCGGATCCCTCCGTATTTCAAAACCATTTCCATCTCTGAGGAGCAAATGCATGCCTTACCTCCGGATTGACACGAGAAATCATTTATGACCGCATGGTTTTTGTCCTCCAAGGGTATAAAAGTGTCAAGTGTTCCATTTTTGAACGGCTCGTGCGTATTGAAATAAAGAATATTCGTTGGATATCAGCACTTTGTGACGTGTCTGATAATAATCAGGAGAATGATTGTCAGTTGTTCGCCCACCGAACACTTGACCCGTATATATAGTATAATATTAATTTATTATGCTGAAATAATTAGTTTATATCGCTTGGCACCGCCGTTGCAATTCTTTCTGGAACGTACGCAAAAAAACCAGGAGGACTTGGTTATGGCTCATGATGTGATTATGCCCAAGTGGGGCCTGACCATGAAAGAAGGTAAGGTCGCACGCTGGCTCAAGGGCGAAGGAGATCCGGTGGAAGCCGGCGAGCCCTTGTTTGAAGTCGAGACCGACAAGATTACCAACTCGGTCGAGGCGCCCGCCAGCGGCGTCCTGGCCAAAATCATCGTCCCCGAGGGGGACATGGCCCCGATCAAGGCCGTTTTGGCCATCATCGCCGCTCCGGGCGAAGCCGTGGATTCAGCGGCTCCCGCCGGTGCGGCCCAACCAGCCGCGGAATCCGGTTCCGAGGCTGCTCCCGCAGCCGCCGCGCCTTCGGCCGCCGCTCCGGCCGGTGACGGCAAGTTCGTTCCGGCCATGCCCGCCGCCCGCAAGCTCGCCAAGGAGCTGGGCGTGGATCTGGCTACCGTGACCGGCACCGGCAAGAACGGCGCCATCACCAGAAAGGACGTTCAGGACCAGGCTGATTCCGCATTTGCCGGAATCAACGCCAGCCCCAAAGCCATCGAATTCGCCCGCAAGCAGGGCGTGGATTTGAGCGAAATCACGGGCACGGGCGAGGACGGCAAGATCACCAAGGCGGATATCCTGCGGGCCATGAATCCCGCAGCGGACCAGCCCGCCGCCGCACCCCAGGCCGCCAAGGACACCATCGTGCCCATGGACGGCGTGCGCAAGCTCATCGCGGACAACATGCACGCCAGTCTGCAGGGCGCGGCCCAGCTGACCGTGTTCGTGGAACTGGACGTCACCGCCATGGTCGAGCTGCGGCAGCAACTGCTTGAGCGCAACAAGCGCGACAAGGAGTACAGGCTGTCCTACAACGACATCATCTCCTACGCCGTGTGCCGCGCCCTCAAGCGTCACCCGATCATGAACTCCACCCTGCAGGAAGACGGCATCCACCTGCACGAGCACGTCAATCTCGGCATTGCCGTTTCCATCGACAACGGGCTCATCGTGCCCAACGTGAAGGAAGCCGACACCTACGGCCTGGAGGGCCTCAAGGCCCAGGTCCGCGACGTGGCCGGACGGGCGCGCAAGGGCGGTCTGAACATGGACGAGATCTCGGGCGGCACCTTCACCATCAGCAACGTCAGCATGCTTGGCGTGGACGGGTTCACGCCCATCCTCAATCCGCCTGAGACCGGCATCCTGGGCGTCGGACGGGTCATTGAGAAGCCCGCCGTGCACAAGGGCGAGATCGCCATCCGCCAGATGATGACCCTTTCCCTGACCTTCAACCATATGACCACGGACGGTGCTCCGGCTATGGCCTTCCTGCGCGAGCTGGGAGACATGCTGGAGAATCCGGGCATGATGATCGTCTAGGGGGCCCCCATGGCGCTGAAACGGTTTGCCATTGAACTCGGTTACGCCGCCGACCTGCACGGCGAGGACATGACCAAGGCCGCCGTGCGCGCGGTCCGCGACGCCGTGTCCCGCATATGCCTGTGCGGCATCGTGGAGATATGCGGCCGTGACCAGTTCCAGGGGGTGCACGTCCACGCGGACGTGGCCGTCCCCGACCCGGACGGCGTGGACCGCGACGCGGTGCTCGCCTGCATCCCCATCGGCGAGACCAGCCTGACCCTGAGCCGCGGCGGCATGAGCGTGCCCGGCATCGAGGTCCCCTGTTTCGCACCTGGGGTGAGCAACATCGTCGCAGCCTGCGCCGCTCTGACCGTCTCCATTGAGATGGACCCGGACGAAGGGGCGAACGGATCGAAAAAACCGGCCTGCGGATGCGCCGCCAAGGCCATATAACTTACAGGAGAGAAAGCAATGGCTCTCAGCAAGAAGACATTGATTCACATGTATGAAACCATGAACAGGATTCGCCTGTTCGAGCAGAAACTGCAGGAATTCTTCGCAGCGGGCGAGATTCCGGGCTTCGTGCACCTCTATCTCGGTGAGGAAGCCGTGGCCACAGGGGCCTGTTCGGTGCTGACCGACACCGATACCATCACCTCCACCCACCGTGGCCACGGCCACCTCCTGGCCAAGGGCGGCGACCTGAAGCTGATGATGGCCGAGATCTTCGGCCGTTCCACCGGCTACTGCAAGGGCAAGGGCGGTTCCATGCACATCGCCGACTTCGACCTCGGCATCCTCGGCGCCAACGGCATCGTGGGCGGCGGCGGTCCTCTGGCCGTGGGCGCGGCTCTGGCCTCCAAGTACAAGAAGACCAAGGACGTGACCATCTGCTTCTTCGGCGATGGCGCCTCCAACCAGGGCACCACCCAGGAAGCCCTGAACGCAGCCTCCGCCTGGAAGCTTCCGCTGGTATTCGTCAACGAAAACAACGGCTACGGCATCTCCTGCCCGCAGTGCAAGTCCATGGCCGTGGTCGACATCGCCGACCGTGCCGCCGGTTATGACATGCCCGGCGTGGTGGTCGACGGCAACGACGTGCTGGCCGTGCACGAGGCCGTCACTGAAGCGGTCAAGCGCGCCCGCAAGGGAGAAGGCCCCTCGCTCATCGAGTGCAAGACCTACCGCTGGCGCGGCCACTTCGAGGGCGACGCCTGCACCTACCGCTGCGTCGAGGAACTGGAAGAGTGGATGGCCAAGGATCCGATCCCCCGCTTCGAGGCCAAGCTCGTTGAGAGCAAGACCCTGACCCAGAAGGAAGCGGACAAGATCAAGGCGGACATCGCCAAGGACATCGACGACGCCGTGGCCTTTGCCAAGGAAAGCCCGATGCCCGCGACCAGCGCGCTCATGGACGACGTCTACGCCTAAGCGGCGGTTCACCTTTCACGAATCCTAATACATTCAACGGAGAGTAAAATGTCCGAAAAAACATATCTTCAGGCGCTCAATGAAGCATTGAAGCTGGAAATGGAGCGGGACGAGAACGTCTTCATCCTCGGCGAGGACGTGGGACAGTTCGGTGGTTGTTTCGGCGTGACCCAGGGGCTGTTCGACCAGTTCGGCGAAGAGCGGGTCATGGACACCCCGATCACTGAGAGCACCATCGTCGGCGCAGCCGCCGGTGCGGCCGCAGCGGGCCTGCGTCCCGTGGCCGAGTTGATGTTCGTGGACTTCATCGGCGTGGCCATGGACCAGCTGTTCAACCAGGCCGCCAAGATGCGCTTCATGTTCGGCGGCAAGGCCACTGTGCCCATGACCCTGCGCATGCCCCAGGGCGCTGGTATCGGCGCGGCCGCCCAGCACTCCCAGTCCCTGGAGTCCTGGTTCATGAACATCCCTGGCCTCAAGGTGGTCATTCCGTCCACCCCGCGTGACGCCAAGGGTCTGCTGATCAGCGCCATCCGCGATGACAACCCGGTGGTCTTTTTGGAGCACAAGATGCTCTACGGCATGTCCGGCGAAGTTCCCGATGAGAGCTACACCATCGATCTGGGCAAGGGCGAGGTAAAGCGCGAGGGCACGGACGTGACCATCGTGGCCACCTCCCTGATGGTCTACTCCGCCCTGGAAGCCGCGGAGCGGCTCGCTGCCGAGGGCATCAATGCAGAGGTCGTCGACCCGCGTTGCCTGCAGCCGCTGGACAAGGACATCATCCTCAACTCCGTAAAGAAGACCAACGCCCTGGTCGTGGCCCACGAGGCCGTGACGTTCTCCGGCCCCGGCGCCGAGATCGCGGCCATGGTCGCCGAAGAGGCGCTCGACTATCTGGACGCCCCCATCAAGCGGGTTGGCGCGCCGTTCTGCCCGGTGCCGTTCTCTCCGCCGCTGGAGCAGTTCTACATCCCGAACGCCGATAACATCGTCGAAGCGGTCAAGAGTATTCGCTAATCCCACACCCTGGCGGGAGGGCGGCTTCTGCCGTTCTCCCGCCGCACTCTCATGAGGACGCCCCATTGAGCATCGCAGCCATACTGGCAAATCCCGCTTCCGGAAAGGATATCCGTCGCCTGGTGGCCCACGGGTCCGTGTTCGACAACCAGGAAAAGGTGCGCATGGTCCGGCGGCTCATCCTCGGCCTGGAAAAGGCCGGGGTGACCAAAATCCTCTATATGCCGGACGGCTACGCCATAGTACCCAGGGCGCTCAACGCAATTTCCCCTTCCATCCCCGTGGAGCCGGTGGAAATGCCCATCCGCAACAACCAGACCGACACCACCATCGCGGCGGGCATCATGGAAACCCTCGGCGCACAGTGCCTCGTCATCCTCGGCGGCGACGGCACCAGTCGGGCGGCTTGCAAAGGTTCGGTAGCCATCCCGCTTCTGCCGCTCTCCACGGGGACCAACAACGTCTTCCCCATCATGGGGGAGGCTACCGTGGCCGGGCTGGCCGCAGGTCTCGTGGCCAGCGGCCGTCTTCCCCGGCAGGCGTGCTGCTACCGGTCCTGCACGTTCGACATCATGATCGACGACGAGGTCGTGGACATGGCCCTTGTGGACGCGGCGGTATATGACGACGTTTTTCTCGGGTCCAAGGCCGTGTGGCATATGGATAAGGTCCCGCAGCTGTTCTTGACCCGATGCAGTGCCAGCGCCATCGGTCTGTCGGCCATTGGCGGTCAGATGCGCTCCATCCGTCCGGAGGAACCGCTGGGGCTGGCGCTCAGGTTGGGCGGCGGCTCGCCGGTCAAGGTCTCGGCGGCCATTGCGCCGGGCATGTTCGCCGACGTGCCGATCTGCGGCATCTCGGACATGGCGCCGGGAGAAATTTTCCATATTGACACGAGCCCCGGCCTGATCGCCCTGGACGGCGAACGCGAAGTGGAGATACCGTCCGGGTCCCGCGCCTCCATACGTCTGAACACGGAAGGGCCA
The sequence above is a segment of the uncultured Pseudodesulfovibrio sp. genome. Coding sequences within it:
- a CDS encoding Lin0512 family protein, producing MALKRFAIELGYAADLHGEDMTKAAVRAVRDAVSRICLCGIVEICGRDQFQGVHVHADVAVPDPDGVDRDAVLACIPIGETSLTLSRGGMSVPGIEVPCFAPGVSNIVAACAALTVSIEMDPDEGANGSKKPACGCAAKAI
- a CDS encoding thiamine pyrophosphate-dependent dehydrogenase E1 component subunit alpha, which produces MALSKKTLIHMYETMNRIRLFEQKLQEFFAAGEIPGFVHLYLGEEAVATGACSVLTDTDTITSTHRGHGHLLAKGGDLKLMMAEIFGRSTGYCKGKGGSMHIADFDLGILGANGIVGGGGPLAVGAALASKYKKTKDVTICFFGDGASNQGTTQEALNAASAWKLPLVFVNENNGYGISCPQCKSMAVVDIADRAAGYDMPGVVVDGNDVLAVHEAVTEAVKRARKGEGPSLIECKTYRWRGHFEGDACTYRCVEELEEWMAKDPIPRFEAKLVESKTLTQKEADKIKADIAKDIDDAVAFAKESPMPATSALMDDVYA
- a CDS encoding sigma 54-interacting transcriptional regulator, producing the protein MDYSNWKQFIEGKRLKNKNVDQALLASWQRCKDMAVDPAPRSCWDFLPMNQLEQFTTTLEKICGEIESTAYDAIKGKGLLITIANADARVARTCGDLDVLREADRLNFGPGANWSEACVGTNAIGTALATGRPMQVFASEHFCESHHSWNCTAAPILDPRGNVWGCFDISGPTWSDHSESMDLVLHAARALEQNLSRLYCSELEGQMASLFSSMFNSVMTGVLFLNKSGRITSANNTAELLLCKSGDALRGRKAEELFDMSPYLAQAKNASLCEPVIVKCLINPNLYIRVMPTFSASGAWLDTIVTVSETQRSRQFATGQRPSNRQQTDTKEVKGFDHVLHASQSMRQVIRQAANAARTPSTVLLTGESGTGKELFARGIHQSGPRAKHPFVAVNCGAFSEELVQSELFGYREGAFTGAVKRGRVGKFQKADKGVLFLDEVSEMPLSQQVNLLRALEERAIVPVGGTSPLPVDVKILAATNKNLRELVDQGRFREDLFYRLNVVTIAIPPLRERGNDVSLLADYHLRRLCDSFGIDCPQIGPEARDLLVAHDWPGNVRELINCLEYAANNLSGDWLLPEHLPHYLLERTCGRAVESGSLCRSKGFLLKQREANAIREALDFHEGNISKTAKALGIGRNTLYAKMERYDIQA
- a CDS encoding dihydrolipoamide acetyltransferase family protein; translation: MAHDVIMPKWGLTMKEGKVARWLKGEGDPVEAGEPLFEVETDKITNSVEAPASGVLAKIIVPEGDMAPIKAVLAIIAAPGEAVDSAAPAGAAQPAAESGSEAAPAAAAPSAAAPAGDGKFVPAMPAARKLAKELGVDLATVTGTGKNGAITRKDVQDQADSAFAGINASPKAIEFARKQGVDLSEITGTGEDGKITKADILRAMNPAADQPAAAPQAAKDTIVPMDGVRKLIADNMHASLQGAAQLTVFVELDVTAMVELRQQLLERNKRDKEYRLSYNDIISYAVCRALKRHPIMNSTLQEDGIHLHEHVNLGIAVSIDNGLIVPNVKEADTYGLEGLKAQVRDVAGRARKGGLNMDEISGGTFTISNVSMLGVDGFTPILNPPETGILGVGRVIEKPAVHKGEIAIRQMMTLSLTFNHMTTDGAPAMAFLRELGDMLENPGMMIV
- a CDS encoding 4Fe-4S dicluster domain-containing protein, giving the protein MKKQYAFLVDTERCIGCFTCAMACRNYYHQVEGVVWRQVHPLSEEIYPHRERAFLSLSCNHCENPACLNVCPVEAYTKREEDGVVVHHQEKCIGCGNCIRSCPYGAPKYNPVEKRAEKCSLCHERLDAGLNPACVQACPTDALQLIDLAEFERTNEVQYPAGYPRMEGLNPSTRFILPKTPKMVRR
- a CDS encoding alpha-ketoacid dehydrogenase subunit beta, which encodes MSEKTYLQALNEALKLEMERDENVFILGEDVGQFGGCFGVTQGLFDQFGEERVMDTPITESTIVGAAAGAAAAGLRPVAELMFVDFIGVAMDQLFNQAAKMRFMFGGKATVPMTLRMPQGAGIGAAAQHSQSLESWFMNIPGLKVVIPSTPRDAKGLLISAIRDDNPVVFLEHKMLYGMSGEVPDESYTIDLGKGEVKREGTDVTIVATSLMVYSALEAAERLAAEGINAEVVDPRCLQPLDKDIILNSVKKTNALVVAHEAVTFSGPGAEIAAMVAEEALDYLDAPIKRVGAPFCPVPFSPPLEQFYIPNADNIVEAVKSIR
- a CDS encoding NAD(+)/NADH kinase, encoding MSIAAILANPASGKDIRRLVAHGSVFDNQEKVRMVRRLILGLEKAGVTKILYMPDGYAIVPRALNAISPSIPVEPVEMPIRNNQTDTTIAAGIMETLGAQCLVILGGDGTSRAACKGSVAIPLLPLSTGTNNVFPIMGEATVAGLAAGLVASGRLPRQACCYRSCTFDIMIDDEVVDMALVDAAVYDDVFLGSKAVWHMDKVPQLFLTRCSASAIGLSAIGGQMRSIRPEEPLGLALRLGGGSPVKVSAAIAPGMFADVPICGISDMAPGEIFHIDTSPGLIALDGEREVEIPSGSRASIRLNTEGPLVIDVDKTMSMARAEGLFRQPSK
- a CDS encoding DmsC/YnfH family molybdoenzyme membrane anchor subunit, which translates into the protein MQSMELPLVLFTTFSQAAIGLTVMRVVRTTADGTADNDARREWGLIAGLMIFAMLGSLFHLGHPLAAPTALKHLGTAWLSREVLFAGLFTAVTVLAVLMAGVTGRPLLAWIGTLLGLGVIVSAGMTYAPPALPALNNALPFTFFLISAVILGAGFGSWFADGGRAALMARIFTTALVVGLVLNLAAPCVWLSGSTVMRMTGEAWLGSGFYWAHVLILAGCLGVVWKTMVIPVWLPVLALLGELAGRAGFFADTIHTAANMGGLY